The nucleotide window TGGGTTAACTgataaaaaaaattctttaagtaCCAACATGAAAATTTGGTGTAACATTGGGGGGCAAGTATTATATTAACCCTATCCTATTAGCTGGTTTAAGTGAACATGGAAATTAAGTGGAATATCCATCATAAACAATCCCACTTTGTTTTCAAGAGTTGGTGGGAATTATGTTGCAGCTATTTAAAGTCTGACATTAAGCAATGTtcgtcaaatttatggtgatataTAGCCATGGAAATTAAGTGGAATATCCATCATAAACAATCCCACTTTCATCATGCTCTCTTTTCACGAGTTTGTGGGAATTATGTTTTGTATAAGCCCACTGGTTTTTAACACATTCACAGACTTGCTCTCTTCATTTTGTAGTCTCTCTCTTTCTCTACTATGAAGTGTTCAACCATCCAAAACCTACTTTATCTTTTCCTCATACTCGATATTTCAACCACCGTCAACGTTGCCGGTGACTCACCTCCTCCTTTCACCCCTACAGAGAACATCACAATTGACTGTGGTTCTCCTAATGACAACATTGGTCTAGGTGGCCGGGTTTGGACTGGAGATAGTATGCCAAAGTTGTCCCTTGTAGAATCAAAAAACAATAAATCAGTGTCTTCGAAAGCATTCCAGCAACCCCCTTCTAGTCTTGGTCAAGTCCCCTTCGCCACAGCTCGGGCTTCCAACTCTGAATTCACCTACGTAATTCCCCTTACATCCGGCCAAAAGTTTATTCGCTTGTATTTCTTTCCAACTTCATATCCAAGCTTTGACCCTTCCAAAGCTCTCTTTTCCGTTAAAGCTGGTGATATTACCCTTCTCAAGAATTTCAGTGCTACTCTTCATGCTCAAGGTGAAGAAACGCTTATCAAAGAGTTCTGTGTTAACCTTGAAGGAGGTCAGGGGTTAAACTTAACGTTTATTCCAAGTCCAGACATTTCGGATTCATATGCTTTCGTAAACGGGATTGAAATTGTTTCCATGCCGAATGATCTTTATTATCGACCAGCTAATGATGAAGGGGTCAAGTTTATAGGCCAGAGCCAGGGAAGCTTATACACCGTGGGAAACAACACTGCCCTTGAGTTGATGAATCGAATCAACGTAGGTGGGAAGCAAATCTCTCCCGAAGACGACACTGGCATGTACCGATTTTGGTCAGCCGATGATGATTATCGGACAGAAGCTGCAGGAGGTGCTCTTTCTGTTAATTTCAGCATCAATCTTAACTACAGTGATGATAAGCCATCGTTTTCTGCACCGGATGTTGTCTATACAACAGCTTGGACAATGGGGACGAATTCTACTTTAAATGAACATTACAACTTGACTTGGGAGTTCCCTGTTGATTCAgggtttaattattttgttaggtTACATTTTTGTGAGTTCCAGATTGAGATAACACAACCAGGTGACAGAGTTTTTGAGATCTTCATAGCCAATATAACAGCAGAAACTGACTTGGATGTTATAAGCCGGAGTGGTGGAAAAGGAGTCCCAACATATAACGATTATGTAGTTGGGATGGGACTGAAAGgaaatgaaaagaaacaaaatcTCTCCATTGCCTTGCACCCTGCCCCAAGGTGGAAAACCCGTTTTTCAGATGCAATCCTCAACGGGGTTGAAATCTTCAAATTAAGCAACAACGGCAATCTAGGTGGGCTTAACCCTGACCCTGACCCTGAGCCAACAACTCCTATAACTGTTCCACAATCGAGTCAACATGGGAAGCATGAGAAGAAGAAAGCAACAATTATTGGTGGTGGTTTTGGAATATCTGGATTTGTTCTACTATCCCTCTTATGTTTCTTCATTATCAAGCGCAGGATGAGAGTCAAAGATGTAACCTCTAGTTATGGAGGCTCGGCATCCGGAGGCCAATTTTCCAACAGCAACAAGTCCATCAAGTCTAACAATAGCTCATACCTACCATCTGATATTTGTCGCCTGTTTCCAATAGCTGAGATCAAAGCGGCCACCAACAATTTCGATACTATGTTCATAATTGGCGTTGGAGGGTTCGGCAGTGTATACAAAGGATTCATCAATGGTGGTGCAACCCCGGTGGCAATCAAAAGGTTAGATCCCGAGTCCCGACAAGGGGCCCTTGAGTTCAGGACAGAGATTGAGATGCTTTCCCAACTCCGTTACCTCCACTTAGTCTCTTTAATTGGGTATTGCAATGATGATAATGAGATGATCCTTGTATATGATTTCATGGCTCATGGTACCCTCCGTGATCATCTTTACAACACTGAAAACCCTCATCTTCCATGGAAACAACGACTAGAGATTTGCATCGGTGCAGCTCGTGGATTGCAATACCTCCATAGTGGGGCAAATCATATAATAATTCACCGTGATGTTAAGACCACCAACATTTTGTTGGATGAAAAATGGGTGGCTAAAGTTTCGGATTTTGGATTGTCCAAAGTTGGGCCAACCAACATGTCTAAAGCCTATGTTAGCACACTGGTgaaaggcagttttgggtatttGGATCCGGAGTATTACCGTCGACAACAGTTGACTGAAAAATCCGATGTATATTCGTTTGGGGTTGTGTTATGTGAAGTTTTATGTGCTAAACCACCAATCAATCGGTTAGCAGAAAAAAGACAAGTGAGTTTAGCAATGTGGGCTCAAGAATGCTATCGAAATGGAACCCTTTATCAAATCATTGATCCATTTTTGAAAGGTATGGTTGCACCAGAGTGTTTGAAGAAATATGCTGAGGTTGCAATAAGTTGCTTGCATGATGAGGGAATCAAACGGCCATCGATGAACGATGTGGTGTGGGGCCTTGAGTTCGCACTGCAGTTGCAGGAAAGTGCTGAGGAGGAAATAAAATTTGGAGGAGATGGGATTGAAATACATGCAGGGGATGGTGATGATGCCCCAAGATTTCACGTCTTCGAGTGTGCAGATGTAAGCGGTGAAGGGTTTAGTAGGTTTAGCGTCGCACCGACTGATGAAAATATTTCAGCTACCAGATATTCTGAAGTTTTAATTTCTGGGGCGGTCTTCTCTGAGCTTAAGAATCCTCAAGGACGATAGGAATAACTGTTGGAAAATCATGATGCTTAAAATAGAAGAACTAATTAATAGAGGAGCATAGAATAACTCCATCTCTTTATAAATTTGAAAGTTCAAATTGTCATTCTTCCAAATATCTTCTATATCATAAGAAACACAAGACAAATCAGTGCCAAAAAGCATGTCCATTTCACTAGAAGCATCAACATGAAATTCTACATTGTAAAATTAACACAAGATAGAATAAACCTGTGCAAACATTAAGCTCATGACTCCCTCCAACTCTGATCAAAATTGTTCTACTTCTACAACATACATTAACTACACCTCTACAAATAGCTTAACAGTTGTGAAATGCAAGCTTGGAAAAGCAATAGACATATTTATCATGTATGTCTCTGGTCATCTACATTGCATTCTAATCTTTCCTACCAATCTCACCTTCCAATATGGCATGCCTTGTCAATACAATCTCTTTCACAAGATTCCTATATGTAAATGGTCGAACAGCTGCTCGCAAAAACAGCTCGGGTGGGATCTTACTCTTCTTAATCCTCTTATTCCATCGACCGATCCCTGCCCGTTTCCACTCTTCTGGTCTCACTTTTGCTCTTTTACCTCTTAGTTCAGTTTCATCTCCATCTTCCATAATCCTTTCCTTTCTGTCAGCTAGCATTGCTAATTGTTTGTTGTAGAGCTCTGTAGTTACCTCAACACTTCGTTTCACAATCTTTTCCATCCTATCGGAGCTACTCAATGCCTTTTGAAACTCTTCCTCCCAATACTTTTCATCCTCTTCTTCATCCGATTCTTCTTCTTTGGTCCATAATTCTTCATCTCCCTTATCTTCAATGTCCAAAACTACATCATCTTGATCCTCTGCTTCCTCTCCATCATCATCGTCGTCGTCATCATCACGACCACCATAATCATCCTCAATCCAATCTGTCAACTGCATCTCACCCGACTCTCGATGTCTACCAACATCCTCATCATCATCTGGGGCATCACAACCGAGTTCCATCTCCTCCAACTTAGCCTTCCATTCCTTTGTATAAGGATGCAAAAGAGGCAAAGGATGATTCCCTAATAAAAACCCCAAACACCTAGACTTCCCTTCTTCACTCAACTTTTCAAACCCTTTCACCACATCATCCACAAAAGCCTTTTGATTCACCTTCACAATCTTACATAATCCTTCAAAATAACTACACATTTCCACACTCCCATCCTCTTTTTTAACCTCAAACAAAAAATCCCTTTCTGTTTTCGGATCGAGAAACGGTATCAATGCATTAAAGAACTCATCTTGACCCTCGAATCTACACTGATACACAGGCTTCTTAACATAAATGATATCTGGTCTCATCCAAGCTGCACATTGTGTAATCAACGACCTAGCTTTGTTTCCTAATCTTCCCATCAAACTCCATTTATCTAACCTCTCAGTTTTCTTAGCTTCAAGGACTACTTCACTAACCAAAGTCCATTGTTCCCAAGGCAATTCACTGATCCTCCATTTTGGGTGCCTAACAAATACCCAGAAATACCTAAAACCAACATTTCTATCCATCATTTCCAGTCTTTTACCAAACTCTGAAGCCATCTCGAACTGTTCTATCTTCTCCCATTCTTCATGGTTCTTCACTTCCCCTATCATTGTGACCCTTTCATCCGAGAACCGCCCTCGAATTGGTTCCCCAACAACAACCCCACGCCATGAATAGGGACCAAATTCACCATACTTGTACCAATCAAAAGGGTGTTTCAAATTCGGGTCGTCTTTTTCCATGAACCGGACCATCCGGTCATAACCGAGCCCGATTGCTTCCAACTCTTCTTCCGTGAAGTTATCGGCATGGATACTTTTTCCCGGGTTTTTCAACCGATAGAAGAGTGATTCGGCTCGCTTCTTCTGTTTCCGACGCGCGTTTTGCCTCGCCACGCGCCTTATCTCTGAATTTCCTTCGAGTCGACTCGAAGATTGGTCCCCCTGTTTCTTCTTGCTCCGGCCGGCAAATGCACGGATGTCTCGATGGTGAACGGAAAGAATGGGAGGATATTGGCACGAAAATGGGCGGTTCTGGTGGGGAAATGAAGCGAAGAGGCAAGGTTTAGGTGAAGGGAAGAGAAGGAAGGAAGGGTTTATGATTTTAGAGAAGGAGAGATTCTGAGGCTGCATTTTGTGCTGCGAAAGTCAAAAGACAAATTTCGGATTTAttttcacctaattaaaaccCCCAAAACGCTGCGTTTTAGGGAGAGAAATTCAGTTCTATTAGATGGTTTTAAGGCCCATTTAGCTTTTTCTTTATCGGCCCGATAACAAATGAAAGCCcaatttctttttattaaaaaatatataaattgatATTTAAACTGTATTCATTTTCTCATCTTCGTATTTAAACTTTTCTTTTGGCTACAAGTGatacttaaattattattttttttcaagtTGGTACCTCCTTTAATTAAACTGCCAGTCTATTTTAAAGAGGCTTAACCCACAAATTAGTACCTAAACTatgttttttttcattttggtacctaaaattttttttatcacaAGTGGTGTTTAAGCTATTATTTTTCAAGTCAGTATCTTTTTTAGTTCAATAGTTAGTTAAACCATtaagtatattttaaaaaataactaaTTAAAAATTGTCATGTGacaaaaaagacaaaaaaatattattttctcttatatatattttctttttttctttcttcaaaactAAACTGATAGTTGAACCAATCAAGCTACCAATTTCGGATTTGATTAGTTTTTTTGGCttgataaaataaattattaaaaatattcataattttttGGTCCAATTGGTTGTTTAGCTTGGTTCAATTGATCTGTATCAATTTGCAAGTCCATTGGTTCAACTTTTATCTTTAGACCAGTACCTTGATCGATTCTCGGTCTAGTTCTAAAAATATTGATATTGATCAATGAAATaactttttcaatctcatctagTGGAATAAGCATGAGATAAAGTTCAAAAATAGAATTAATTATCTGTGTCTCGACCTTGGGAGGCAAATTTCGATCATTGCTAGTATTTCTAGGCATtataaaggaagaagaaaaataggcaaaaaataaagaaagataaTTAATGTAAaagataataagaaaaataaaagaattaaaaataaaatttaaagtttatatgaTGTGGCGCTTTAATAttggttaaatttttttaatgaatATAACATTTTGGAGTAAATATTGAAATATAAGATTAGTTTGGGTACCACTAGTGACAACAAAATTTAAGTACCAACTTAAGAATTAagcttttttaatatatatatatatatatatatatatgaatgattaGAAATGTAAGTGAAGTGTGCATACATTTATCACACAGTTTGGCACACACAAGTACAAAAAGAGAGGACAAAAGACCTACTAATAGAATTCAAATTTAACCTATATTTTTCGTGTTTTACCTATTTACTTTTTATCTTTAACTCTCGAATAATTATAGTTTCATTCAAGTATACTTGCCTTACCTAAAGGTAAAAAATAAATAACACAAAAGTAAAAATACAAAGCACTCACAATAATTCTCTCTTAAATGAACCAAATGTTACAATCACTTTCTCAATAATCCTACAAGTCAACTGATTATTTATAGGCTTACATGGCTTCGGTATTAAGCAAGAGAGATAAATATCATATTTACTTGTTTATTTTCACCATGTGAATTGTCCaataacatgatgttttattaaaatgatctttGATTATCTTTAATTGAATTGTTGAATCTTAGAAGCTATGCCAGTTCTTATATGGTTATCATAGTTCATGGGAGAAAGATTGACTAGGACTGTGTCGGTATGTGTTGCAGGATACATAAAAAGATTTACCAACACTTCAACACCAGAAAATATACTGCAAGGCACATTGCAGAAGTGATCAACGACTTTTCATTTTGACTTAACAAAGTAAAATTGAACAAATGTTTAAATCCCAACAATGGTAACTGTTTCATCTATTTCAACATTAGGCCAGCTAGAAATattgaacaaatcaaatattcctTTTGGGCTTGTTCAACTCTTCATTGCTAATGTTATCCCTTTCTTTGTCTCTTTCTCCAACACATTTATGTCGTCCCCAACAGAGTTCTGCATTGCAACCTTTCCATTTCCATTAGTATTTGTTCACACCGAGTTCACATTGCTTCTTTTCATAAGACGACTTCTTGGGATGAAGGTACTGACTGTTGCAAATGGGAGGGTGTGGTGTGTGATAACAAGAAAGGCAATGTGATTGGCCTTGATCTTTGTTGTAGGGGACTAATTGGTTCTCTCCAATCAAACAGTTCCCTCTTGGCTCAACCTTACCGGCAATGATTTCGGCAACTCTGAGTCTAACTTATCTCAATCTCTCTCTCTGACACTGTACTCACTGGTCTTGTCCCACCTGAAATCTCTCTTTTGTCAGAACTAGTTTGGCTTGATCTCGGTCTGAATTATCTTTTCTTTAGGAACCATGATTTTTACATGCTTGTCCATAACCTTACAAAATTAGAAAACATGGTCCTTGACGGTATGGATTTGTCTCTAGTTGTACCTTATTCTTTCCTTAACTTGACTGTCTCATTGAAGCATTCTTTTCAACTGTCATTTGCAAGGAAATTTCCAACCCAGGTTTTCCATCTTCCATATCTTCAAAACATCATTTAAAAAAGTAATCCAAATCTCATTGTTTATCTACCAGAAACAAATTGGAGCAATCCCCTTAGTTTGTTGGATATTTCATGGACAAGGTTTTCAAAAGGGTTATCCGGCACAATTGGTAATCTTAAACACTTGAAAACACTTAAACCTTTATCGTTGTGATTTTATGGGGTCATCAGTACTTGGAAACCTCACAAAAATCACCCTCTTGGATATCTCAGGCAACATGTTTCAAGGGCAAATTCCAGATGTTTTACATGGATTTTTCCTTTTAACAATTTCAGCGGTGTCTTGCTATCATCAGCATTTAATATCACCAGCCTTACTTTCATGGACTTCTCTGGGAATTTCTCTCAGGGTACCCTTCCCAACAACATAAGTGGACTTTCGTATCTTGACTTATATGCAAACTTGCTTAGTGGTAGAGTACCAGGTTGGTTGTTTAGTCTACCATCTTTGGAGTATCTAGACCTCAGCTCTAACAAACTTAATGGTCCCATTGACACAATTCCAAGTTCTTTCTTTGACTTCATGAACCTTACTTTTCTTGACCTTTCATCTAATAACTTGAGTGGAAATATCAAGTCATGCATGCATGTGAAGCTTAGGAATCTAAGGTCGCTTGATCTTTTATTTAACAACTTACCATCATTAACTAGGTGTAGTAATGATGTCAATTCTACCCTACCCATGATAATTGAGTTCCATTTCTCTTCTTGCAACATGCACCGTTTCGCAAGCTTCTTGAATGTATCCAAGCACTTGCAAGTTTTAGATCTTTCTAATAACCAAATTCAAGCAGAAGGATGGGAGGACTTGGTCACTTTGAACCTTTCTATGAACTTCTTGTCTAGCGTTGAGCAAATTCCAAGGAAGCATCTGTTTATTCTGGACCTTCGCTCCAATTCACTTCAAGGACCACTTCCAACTCCACCACAGGAACTAAGTTATTTCTTAATCTCAAACAAGGAGTTGGTGGGAGAAATCTCTTCCAAGAGTTGCAATTTGAGTTTTCTTCATTCTGTACTTGACTTGTCTAAAAACAAGTTGGGTGGAACTATTCCAGATTGTTTTGGGACTTTTAGCGACCAGCTGTCAGTGATTGTTTTGAGAACACTTAGTCTCAGTGTTAACCAACTTGAAGGATCAATTCCACAGTCATTGCTACAGGTTGAAAGTTTTAGATTTGGGCAACAACAACATAAATGATACATTTCCACGCTTCCAAATTTGCAAGTTCTAATAGATTCCATGGTaacatacaaaatttcaatgaaaCATTTTCCTTCAGCAGCCTTCGAATGATTGATCATTCAATGGTCACATCCCACCTGagctatttgaaaatttaaaatcaatggaAGAAATTCAGATAGACAAAAGTGGTTCAAAGTACATGGTAGGAGATTATCATCAAGGCTCTGTAATTCTAACAATGAAAGGGTCAGATTTCAAACTTTTTTCACAGTTATTGATTTTTCAAGCAACCATTTCAAGGGGTCGATTCCTAAAAAAGTTGGAGAACTTAACTCACTCATACTGCTCAATTTCTCACACAATAGCTTAGCAAGTAACATCCCACCATCACTTGGAAAATTGGCAACACTTGAATCCTTGGATTTCTCGTCAAACAAGATTCAAGGAAGAACCCAGTGCAGTTAACTGACTTGACATTTTCTCATAACAATCCCAGTGCAGTTTCGATGCTTTCTCAAATGATTCCTTCGATGGCAACTCCGGACTAAGTGGATTTCCGTTGTCAAAGAAATATGGCAACGATCAGGAACCAGAATCACTTCGATCAACAGTTGCTGATAAATTTGAAACAACACTTATTTGGAAAATGGCAGCAATGGGTTATGGAAGTAGAGTAGTGCTTAGATTGAATATGGGATACATAGTTTTCACAACTGAGAGACCTGTTGGCTAGTGAAGATAATCAAGCGAAACCCACAAAAGAGAAGAAAGATCCATTGAAATGGAAGGAACAAGAATTAGCAGTGGATGATATAGGGTTTGCTTCTAGCATCTTTTCCATATATTCTACTTATAAGCAAAGTTTCATGCATGATTTTCAATTATTACATGAAAAAGAAATATCCATTCCAAAGCCATATGCTCTCAATTATAGATATAAAAAATcactattttctttttttttttgttgttgttgtaaaTGCCAGAAAAATTAATTCTTTAGTCGGGATCGAATTTCTGATCATCCCTTACCCAAGATGAACTTGTACCTTATGAGCAAAGGATGTTACATTTGAACACTAACGCTCTATAACATGaaaatcaattttaaaacttTGTTTTAAATATAATTAGACTCATTTGAAGCTGATTAGTTCATTTTCAAGTCTCTTTTAAAGTTTGGTTATAAACAAAAATCATTCGGGGCTTCATCAGGTCAGTAAGGGAAAACAGAGTTAATATTGCGACACTAGGAAATGGATGTCGCGACAATGAAAGCAGTATGCTCAATATCGTAACACTGGCTTTGGATGTTGTGACATTGGTTGATGTCGTGAAATCGAAGACAAATTACTCTACTTCATGTCTAATGTCGTGACACCAAAAGTTAGATGTTGCGACACCGGAGACAAATTGCGAAAAACACCTAAAACTAAGTCAAAATCACCTTCAAACATTTTATATCATATTTAAATGCTTTTAAgactaaaattatattaatttaacatTCAAAAACTCCATATAACTGATAAGTATATCCATCTAAAGAAGTTCATCCTAAGGTACAAAATTATATTTAGCATGCATGATATAGTTTTAGAACCACACGTGTAATAGCTCAATTTGCAGTAGTGCCAGAAAAAGCAATCTTGAAATCCTATTTTCATAAATCGGgtcaaaaaatattaaattaaaatatttacagagttggtataaaatttattaaagtttAGTCTTTCAATTTTGTCTATTAATTGTTCAACTAaggtataatgattaaattgtaaaagtccaatccCTATAGGTTTTTAATTGGCCAAAGATTTAGAGACTTATTTGACAATTAAACCATTTTTTAATAAGTGATAGTGGATGACAATGGATTATACACTAAAGTgtgattaataaattaattacgttaataaactaatattaatttaagtttaattatactatatatatacataaattaaatggaaagaaagagaatttttcatcatcttcttcttcttaccCGAAActtcaagaaaagaaaataagaaacaCATTCTAAGAGTTTCAACATTCGATCCCTCAATTGGTATGTATTTTAaagtcattttcttataatttttatgtttttgacgctatgagagcttgatttagttagcccatgtaccaatttataaaactattaaagtttttgaaagttaccattgttGGTTTCTTGAATAAATTGGTGttaaattgttagattttaagcttagatgtgaaaaggattaaattctaatgtttaattgttagttttgaaTAAAAGGGCTAAAGTAAATAAATCGTGAAATTGATACGAATTTTTTGTAATAATAGACAGTAGAGGGTCTATGGTGGATGTAATTGATATCAGGTTTAGAATCGAAGCTCAAAATTGAAAGATATGATTATttcagttttagggactaaattgaataaaatgtaaaactttggggtattataaaaatgaaattatataggTTCATACATATTATGGAATAACATAAAAGTGTttggttttgataatttttttaaaataattgcaTAAATCGAGAATTGCGTCAAACTAGAGATAATCGGGGAAAAGTCAAAATTATTGACTAGTCCATGCAAATTCAACTTGTTTGCTATTTTGACCAAGTAACTTCATATggtataaatgtatttaaatgaTTTGTGTATTTATGCTTGGTTGTGAATTAATTGTGGTAATTGGtataaatgtgtgttttggactaaattgtaaagaaatgttAATTTATGTAATAGGTGCCCAACTGAACTTGGTAAAAGTTAGCATATGATTTACATGCCAATAGGGTTTTGTATGGAAACTTGTATGGATTGATTACAGATGTTACCAAGATTCAACATTTGTTACAGACTTGAAGATACATGTGACACAAGTTTAGCATGGACTAGTAACCTAATGtggttttaaaggtttagcccagacgggtaacctGACATGTATTTATTCAGCTCGAACAAGAAATTAGACCTGTCGTTATAAAGGTTTAACTTGGACTGGTAACCTAACACAATTATATATTCATGTTGGACGAGCAATTGATGTAACAAAGATACTTGTGTATCCAAATTCATTTACTAGGGTTCATTGGGCGAAACGGTTAAGGTG belongs to Gossypium arboreum isolate Shixiya-1 chromosome 7, ASM2569848v2, whole genome shotgun sequence and includes:
- the LOC108478361 gene encoding receptor like protein 22-like codes for the protein MVTVSSISTLGQLEILNKSNIPFGLVQLFIANVIPFFVSFSNTFMSSPTEFCIATFPFPLVFVHTEFTLLLFIRRLLGMKVLTVANGRVCGVLLSSAFNITSLTFMDFSGNFSQGTLPNNISGLSYLDLYANLLSGRVPGWLFSLPSLEYLDLSSNKLNGPIDTIPSSFFDFMNLTFLDLSSNNLSGNIKSCMHVKLRNLRSLDLLFNNLPSLTRCSNDVNSTLPMIIEFHFSSCNMHRFASFLNVSKHLQVLDLSNNQIQAEGWEDLVTLNLSMNFLSSVEQIPRKHLFILDLRSNSLQGPLPTPPQELSYFLISNKELVGEISSKSCNLSFLHSVLDLSKNKLGGTIPDCFGTFSDQLSVIVLRTLSLSVNQLEGSIPQSLLQCSFDAFSNDSFDGNSGLSGFPLSKKYGNDQEPESLRSTVADKFETTLIWKMAAMGYGSRVVLRLNMGYIVFTTERPVG
- the LOC108458893 gene encoding receptor-like protein kinase FERONIA; amino-acid sequence: MKCSTIQNLLYLFLILDISTTVNVAGDSPPPFTPTENITIDCGSPNDNIGLGGRVWTGDSMPKLSLVESKNNKSVSSKAFQQPPSSLGQVPFATARASNSEFTYVIPLTSGQKFIRLYFFPTSYPSFDPSKALFSVKAGDITLLKNFSATLHAQGEETLIKEFCVNLEGGQGLNLTFIPSPDISDSYAFVNGIEIVSMPNDLYYRPANDEGVKFIGQSQGSLYTVGNNTALELMNRINVGGKQISPEDDTGMYRFWSADDDYRTEAAGGALSVNFSINLNYSDDKPSFSAPDVVYTTAWTMGTNSTLNEHYNLTWEFPVDSGFNYFVRLHFCEFQIEITQPGDRVFEIFIANITAETDLDVISRSGGKGVPTYNDYVVGMGLKGNEKKQNLSIALHPAPRWKTRFSDAILNGVEIFKLSNNGNLGGLNPDPDPEPTTPITVPQSSQHGKHEKKKATIIGGGFGISGFVLLSLLCFFIIKRRMRVKDVTSSYGGSASGGQFSNSNKSIKSNNSSYLPSDICRLFPIAEIKAATNNFDTMFIIGVGGFGSVYKGFINGGATPVAIKRLDPESRQGALEFRTEIEMLSQLRYLHLVSLIGYCNDDNEMILVYDFMAHGTLRDHLYNTENPHLPWKQRLEICIGAARGLQYLHSGANHIIIHRDVKTTNILLDEKWVAKVSDFGLSKVGPTNMSKAYVSTLVKGSFGYLDPEYYRRQQLTEKSDVYSFGVVLCEVLCAKPPINRLAEKRQVSLAMWAQECYRNGTLYQIIDPFLKGMVAPECLKKYAEVAISCLHDEGIKRPSMNDVVWGLEFALQLQESAEEEIKFGGDGIEIHAGDGDDAPRFHVFECADVSGEGFSRFSVAPTDENISATRYSEVLISGAVFSELKNPQGR
- the LOC108458900 gene encoding uncharacterized protein LOC108458900, translating into MQPQNLSFSKIINPSFLLFPSPKPCLFASFPHQNRPFSCQYPPILSVHHRDIRAFAGRSKKKQGDQSSSRLEGNSEIRRVARQNARRKQKKRAESLFYRLKNPGKSIHADNFTEEELEAIGLGYDRMVRFMEKDDPNLKHPFDWYKYGEFGPYSWRGVVVGEPIRGRFSDERVTMIGEVKNHEEWEKIEQFEMASEFGKRLEMMDRNVGFRYFWVFVRHPKWRISELPWEQWTLVSEVVLEAKKTERLDKWSLMGRLGNKARSLITQCAAWMRPDIIYVKKPVYQCRFEGQDEFFNALIPFLDPKTERDFLFEVKKEDGSVEMCSYFEGLCKIVKVNQKAFVDDVVKGFEKLSEEGKSRCLGFLLGNHPLPLLHPYTKEWKAKLEEMELGCDAPDDDEDVGRHRESGEMQLTDWIEDDYGGRDDDDDDDDGEEAEDQDDVVLDIEDKGDEELWTKEEESDEEEDEKYWEEEFQKALSSSDRMEKIVKRSVEVTTELYNKQLAMLADRKERIMEDGDETELRGKRAKVRPEEWKRAGIGRWNKRIKKSKIPPELFLRAAVRPFTYRNLVKEIVLTRHAILEGEIGRKD